The segment TTAGATTTAGTGATGACTCCATTAACTGAATATCTTCTACCAATTTGTAATTCACATCCGATTAGATCAATAATACcgatatgtatagtaataagtGAAGAATTAGATCGATTAATTTCTAGACGTGAACTCTCCAATTATCTTTTCGAACAAAtccaatgataaatataaaaaatataaaatgtacaaacaaaaaataataaaacacgtaatacattagtaaataaataactaaaaataaataaacgcattaaataaattgtaatataaaacgtacaaaaacaaaataatacgtaatatactaataaaataaatgtgaaataaatacatattgcaataaaacgtaaaaatatatatataataaataatttgattatttttcagataaatataagaagaaaaatataataataacaaaacaaaatatataaaaccgtATAATACACGATGAGCAATCAAACACCACTGTCGGCGGAGTACCCACTAACACTACAGGCAATTGATTTCTTTGAAAAACTTAGAGATGAACTATTAAACGGCCCTCACCACCAATATATAAGACGGAATATAATTTGTGTAGGATGTTTTAAACGACATGTCATAGAAGCGAACAGAAAAATGAGTATGCCGTTGAACCCGTACATATTAAACAGGGCAATGATACCTGTTACGGCGTTTATACACGCGGTAATAAATCAACCGAACGCAGAGAGGTCGGTGTGTGTAGAAGTGGGGGAGATCCTACAAGATGTTATTGCTCGACGGATTATTTCGGTTAATCACTTAttcgaagaataaaaaaaaaaaaaacaaacaggaaaaaaaaaaatataataataataatatacatatataaagaatttaaataattataatgttatgagtgtttttattttctagttcACAGATCCGTTTCTTCATAGTGGATTTCGAGTTCACTATGATGAACAAAAccgaaatattattggtatccGGCGCCATATCAAACagcttaaacaaatataaaccagAAAAACTGGAAGGGAGCCCTCTTGTGTTGACACAGGACAATAAGCTAAGGAGGTTCCGGCGCCGTGATCTAAGCAAGGTCGTGCAAAGTATCAAAAGGGTATTCAGGGATAAGCCAAGCTTGACCGCACCATTGTTGGACCAATTGTATGGAAGTATTAACCATCAGGGGGTGNNNNNNNNNNNNNNNNNNNNNNNNNNNNNNNNNNNNNNNNNNNNNNNNNNGCCGACTCATAACTGGTTGCCTAAAAAACACGCCGGTAgaacaattatatatactttcaGGAATAGCCCCTCCGTCAATAAGAAGATCCACGCAAGCAGACTGGGAGAGAACGAAAATAACAGCAGATCCACGACACCCTATGTACGGTTTAACTCCAC is part of the Acyrthosiphon pisum isolate AL4f unplaced genomic scaffold, pea_aphid_22Mar2018_4r6ur Scaffold_21269;HRSCAF=23478, whole genome shotgun sequence genome and harbors:
- the LOC107882605 gene encoding uncharacterized protein LOC107882605 is translated as MSNQTPLSAEYPLTLQAIDFFEKLRDELLNGPHHQYIRRNIICVGCFKRHVIEANRKMSMPLNPYILNRAMIPVTAFIHAVINQPNAERSVCVEVGEILQDVIARRIISVNHLFEE